The following are from one region of the Gossypium hirsutum isolate 1008001.06 chromosome D03, Gossypium_hirsutum_v2.1, whole genome shotgun sequence genome:
- the LOC107950036 gene encoding uncharacterized protein — MPGLSIDIVVHRLPIREDCRSVQQKLRRIRPDIVLKIKEEVQKVKQYLSSTPVLSPPSPDRPLILYLTVFDNSMGCVLGQHDETGRKERAIYYLSKKFTDCEMRFSPIEKLCCALIWTTQRLRALEDYEPLSFDFPNEDLLYVAATEENPQEGHSWKLNFDGASNAVGNGIGAVLVSLNGNHYPFTYKLDFDYTNNMEKYEACIMGIRAAIEQRIKVLEVYGDLALVIYQFKGEWETRDPKLVSYRKLVLELIKEFEDITFRYLPRDENQMVDALATLASMIKVNRQEDIKPIQMSIYEAPAHCHNIKEGEIDDNPWYQDILRYVKNHEYPGQATENEKRTLRRLATDYVLDGEILYKRGKDQWVHNG, encoded by the exons atgcctgggttaAGTATTGACATTGTAGTCCATCGCCTTCCTATAAGAGAAGATTGTAGGTCAGTGCAGCAAAAGCTCAGAAGGATAAGGCCTGATATcgtgttgaaaataaaagaggaggtccaGAA GGTgaaacaatatttgtctagtaCTCCAGTGCTGTCACCACCTAGCCCGGATAGGCCACTGatattgtatctgacagtgtttgATAATTCCATGGGGTGTGTGTTAGGTCAACATGATGAAACGGGGAGGAAGGAAagggcgatatattacctcagtaaaaaattcactgactgtgaaatgaggTTTTCGCctattgagaagttgtgttgtgccttgATTTGGACAACTCAGAGATTAAG GGCTTTGGAAGATTACGAACCGTTaagttttgattttccaaatgaagactTGTTATATGTAGCCGCTACTGAAGAAAATCCCCAAGAAGGTCACagttggaagctaaactttgatggAGCCTCGAACGCTGTAggcaatggaattggggcagtcttagtATCCCTGAATGGtaatcattatcctttcacttacaaattggattttgattataCAAACAACATGGAAAAATacgaagcgtgcatcatgggtatTCGTGCAGCTATAGAGCAAAGAATCAAAGTGTTAGAGGTCTATGGAGATTTGGCATTGGTGATATACCAGTTTAAAGGTGAATGGGAAACGAGAGATCCCAAATTAGTCAGTTATCGAAAGTTGGTCCTTGAATTGATTAAAGAGTTTGAGGACATTACTTTTCGCTATCTTCCGCGAGACGAAAACCAGATGGTTGACGCACTGGCTACTCTAGcctccatgatcaaggtgaacagACAAGAAGACAtaaagcctatccaaatgagtatCTATGAAGCCCCAGCTCATTGTCATAATATAAAAGAAGGAGAAAtcgatgataacccttggtatcaagatatactaCGTTATGTAAAAAATCATGAGTATCCTGGCCAGGCAACGGAGAATGAAAAGAGAACTCTGAGAAGGCTAGCCACTgattacgtcttagatggggagatcttatACAAGAGGGGAAAAGATcag
- the LOC107950037 gene encoding tropomyosin-2-like — protein sequence MTNAWRQTRRMKRLAVCLSTTPEYIEWLNRRINDNIPVPSQGDNQLAEKHVRVVPSELEIIRQDFERRNSELEKKIEKMEEEKMNLKLDIDMQKLETEGLRKGKRKAEEDLNSLKMDYKRLRLSVRTAGLGKTLEQWRQEVQEEKVKADRWEKRFQEAQKQNKSLERSLSESQNEKDKLKARVAELEETIHQYRSRNVVIELQANLNRIEQIKRTVEGLEMPLQNCEARIEHLEANEDHQGEQLHYFQDQVARRDHIMGEAVVQIQGVVEHLQNLAIQADIISVKYESESDQGQKLASLLREIKVLSVRARPYL from the coding sequence ATGACTAATGCTTGGAGGCAGACTCGCCGAATGAAGAGGTTGGCAGTATGTCTATCAACTACTCCTGAATATATCGAATGGCTAAACAGAAGGATCAATGACAATATACCTGTGCCAAGTCAGGGAGACAATCAACTAGCAGAAAAGCATGTACGAGTTGTCCCTTCCGAGCTAGAAATTATAAGACAGGATTTTGAACGAAGAAATTCAGAGCTCGAAAAGAAGATAGAGAAAATGGAAGAGGAGAAGATGAATTTAAAGTTGGACATAGATATGCAGAAGCTAGAAACTGAAGGCCTGAGAAAAGGAAAGCGCAAAGCCGAGGAAGATTTGAATAGCTTGAAGATGGATTATAAGAGACTACGCCTGTCAGTGAGAACTGCTGGGTTGGGAAAAACCTTAGAGCAGTGGCGTCAAGAAGTTCAAGAAGAAAAGGTCAAGGCTGATAGGTGGGAAAAGAGATTTCAGGAGGCTCAAAAGCAAAATAAGTCCCTTGAGAGGAGTTTGTCAGAAAGCCAGAATGAAAAGGATAAATTAAAAGCTAGGGTGGCCGAACTGGAGGAAACTATTCATCAATATCGAAGTCGCAATGTTGTGATAGAGTTGCAAGCAAACTTGAATAGGATCGAGCAAATAAAGAGAACAGTAGAAGGATTAGAGATGCCATTACAGAACTGTGAAGCCAGGATTGAACATCTGGAAGCAAATGAAGATCATCAAGGTGAACAGCTTCACTATTTCCAGGATCAGGTTGCAAGAAGGGATCACATTATGGGAGAAGCTGTGGTTCAGATTCAAGGGGTAGTTGAGCACCTGCAGAATTTGGCAATACAAGCTGATATAATAAGTGTGAAGTACGAATCGGAATCAGATCAGGGGCAGAAGTTGGCATCGTTACTTAGGGAGATTAAAGTTCTAAGTGTTAGGGCAAGGCCTTATTTATag